One stretch of Gadus macrocephalus chromosome 12, ASM3116895v1 DNA includes these proteins:
- the LOC132469560 gene encoding AP-1 complex subunit mu-1, producing the protein MSASAVYILDLKGKVLICRNYRGDVDMSEVEHFMPILMDKEEEGILSPILAHGAVRFMWIKHNNLYLVATSKKNSCVSLVFSFLYKLIQVFSEYFKELEEESIRDNFVIIYELMDELMDFGYPQTTDSKILQEYITQEGHKLETGGPRPPATVTNAVSWRSEGIKYRKNEVFLDVIESVNLLVSANGNVLRSEIVGSIKMRVFLSGMPELRLGLNDKVLFENTGRGKSKSVELEDVKFHQCVRLSRFENDRTISFIPPDGEFELMSYRLNTHVKPLIWIESVIEKHSHSRIEYMIKAKSQFKRRSTANNVEIHIPVPTDADSPKFKTTVGSVKWIPENSEIIWSIKSFPGGKEYLMRAHFGLPSVEAEDKEGKPPISVKFEIPYFTTSGIQVRYLKIIEKSGYQALPWVRYITQNGDYQLRTQ; encoded by the exons ATGTCTGCCAGCGCAGTTTACATCCTCGACCTGAAAGGCAAG GTGCTGATCTGCCGTAACTACCGGGGTGATGTGGACATGTCGGAGGTGGAGCACTTCATGCCCATCCTCATGGACAAGGAAGAAGAGGGCATCCTGTCCCCCATTCTTGCTCACGGCGCAGTGCGATTCATGTGGATCAAACACAACAACCTTTACC ttgTTGCAACCTCTAAGAAGAACTCCTGTGTGTCCTTGGTCTTCTCTTTCCTCTATAAACTCATCCAG GTGTTCTCAGAGTACTtcaaggagttggaggaggagagcatCCGAGACAACTTTGTTATCATTTATGAGCTCATGGACGAGCTCATGGACTTTGGTTACCCTCAAACCACAGACAGCAAGATTCTGCAAGA ATACATTACACAGGAGGGCCACAAGCTAGAGACGGGagggccccggccccccgccaCCGTCACCAACGCTGTATCCTGGCGCTCCGAAGGGATTAAATACAGGAAGAATGAAGTGTTCCTGGACGTCATTGAATCAGTAAACCTGCTG GTGAGTGCCAACGGCAACGTGCTGCGCAGCGAGATCGTGGGCTCCATCAAGATGCGCGTGTTTCTGTCCGGCATGCCAGAGCTCCGGCTGGGCCTCAACGACAAGGTCCTGTTTGAAAACACTGGAC GTGGGAAGAGTAAATCTGTGGAGCTGGAAGACGTCAAGTTCCACCAGTGTGTCCGTCTGTCGCGCTTCGAGAATGACCGCACCATCTCCTTCATCCCCCCCGACGGGGAGTTTGAGCTGATGTCCTACCGTCTCAACACCCAC GTCAAGCCACTGATCTGGATTGAGTCTGTGATAGAAAAGCACTCGCACAGCAGAATTGAGTATATGATCAAG GCCAAGAGCCAGTTCAAGAGGCGCTCCACCGCCAACAACGTGGAGATCCACATCCCAGTGCCCACGGACGCCGACTCACCCAAGTTCAAGACCACCGTGGGCAGCGTCAAGTGGATCCCAGAGAACAGCGAGATCATCTGGTCCATCAAGTCCTTCCCG GGTGGTAAGGAGTACCTGATGAGAGCCCACTTTGGCCTGCCCAGTGTAGAGGCTGAGGACAAGGAAGGGAAGCCCCCCATCAGTGTCAAGTTTGAGATCCCCTACTTCACCACCTCTGGTATCCAG GTTCGCTACCTCAAGATCATTGAGAAGAGCGGCTACCAGGCCCTTCCCTGGGTCAGGTACATCACCCAGAATGGAG